A DNA window from Coffea arabica cultivar ET-39 chromosome 6c, Coffea Arabica ET-39 HiFi, whole genome shotgun sequence contains the following coding sequences:
- the LOC113692732 gene encoding trihelix transcription factor GT-3b, producing the protein MESHQHQHHHHQYGSSSSVHIDTGGGGGGDRFPQWSMQETRDFLMIRAELDPTFMETKRNKLLWEVIATKMREKGYNRSAEQCKCKWKNLVTRYKGCETMEPEGVRQQFPFYNDLQTIFAARMQRMLWMEAEGGAGSSKKKAAQLSSDDEDDNDDSEVERAHKKKRKLKAGGGGGGGGASSASASAAAGGNVVNSLKEILDEFMKQQMQIEMQWMKAYEAREEERRKRETEWRQTMEALENERLMMDKRWREREEQRRIREEARAEKRDALITALLNKLQREDRLGIISFASPFLFLSTRS; encoded by the exons ATGGAAAGTCATCAGCAtcaacatcatcatcatcagtaTGGCAGCAGCAGCAGCGTTCATATTGACACCGGTGGTGGCGGTGGTGGCGATAGGTTCCCTCAATGGAGTATGCAAGAAACCAGGGATTTCTTGATGATTCGGGCAGAGCTGGATCCTACCTTCATGGAAACCAAGCGGAACAAGCTTCTCTGGGAAGTCATCGCCACcaaaatgagggaaaagggtTACAATCGCAGCGCTGAGCAGTGCAAATGCAAGTGGAAAAACCTCGTTACCCGATACAAA gGATGTGAAACCATGGAACCGGAAGGCGTACGACAGCAGTTTCCATTTTATAATGATTTGCAAACAATTTTCGCTGCTAGGATGCAAAGAATGCTATGGATGGAGGCCGAGGGCGGAGCTGGCAGTTCGAAGAAGAAAGCGGCACAGCTTTCCTCGGACGACGAGGATGATAACGACGACAGCGAGGTTGAGAGAGCCCATAAAAAGAAACGGAAGCTTAAAGCGGGTGGCGGTGGCGGAGGTGGAGGGGCGAGTAGTGCTTCTGCATCCGCCGCAGCTGGAGGAAATGTTGTGAATAGTTTGAAGGAAATACTGGATGAATTCATGAAGCAACAGATgcaaatagaaatgcaatggaTGAAAGCGTACGAGGCAAGAGAAGAGGAGAGAAGGAAAAGGGAGACGGAGTGGAGACAGACGATGGAGGCCTTGGAAAACGAAAGGTTGATGATGGACAAGAGATGGAGAGAGCGGGAAGAGCAAAGAAGGATTAGGGAAGAAGCCAGGGCCGAGAAGAGGGATGCCCTCATCACAGCTCTTTTGAACAAGCTTCAAAGGGAAGACAG GTTAGGAATTATTTCATTCGCttctcctttcctttttctctcgACAAGAAGCTAG
- the LOC113692845 gene encoding calcium-dependent protein kinase 13 — translation MGNCCRSPAAVAREDVKSSNFSAHDHARKDKSGPGAGNSKKPITVLTDLKKENIEEKYLVDRELGRGEFGVTYLCIDRDTRELLACKSISKRKLRTAVDVEDVRREVAIMKHLPKNSSIVTLKEACEDDNAVHLVMELCEGGELFDRIVARGHYTERAAAAVTRTIVEVVQLCHKHGVIHRDLKPENFLFANKKENSPLKAIDFGLSIFFKPGEKFSEIVGSPYYMAPEVLKRNYGPEIDIWSAGVILYILLCGVPPFWAESEQGVAQAILRGLIDFKREPWPSISESAKSLVRQMLEPDPKLRLTAKQVLEHPWLQNAKKAPNVPLGDVVKSRLKQFSLMNRFKRKALRVIADFLSTEEVEDIKDMFRKIDTDNDGIVSVEELKIGLQSSNSKLAESEIQMLIEAVDTNGKGSLDYGEFLAVSLHLQRMANDEHLHKAFSYFDKDGNGYIEPDELRNALMEDGVDDCTDVANDIFQEVDTDKDGRISFDEFVAMMRTGTDWRKASRHYSRGRFNSLRIKLIKDGSLNLGSE, via the exons ATGGGAAACTGCTGCAGATCTCCCGCCGCAGTCGCCAGAGAAGACGTCAAGTCCTCCAACTTCTCTGCCCACGATCACGCCCGCAAGGACAAGTCCGGCCCCGGCGCCGGCAACAGCAAGAAGCCCATCACTGTCTTAACTGATTTAAAGAAGGAGAACATCGAGGAGAAGTACTTGGTCGACAGGGAGTTAGGTCGTGGTGAGTTCGGAGTGACTTATTTGTGCATTGATCGAGACACCAGGGAGCTATTGGCTTGCAAGTCCATTTCCAAAAGGAAGCTTCGGACGGCCGTCGATGTGGAGGACGTCAGGCGAGAGGTGGCTATAATGAAGCATCTGCCCAAGAATTCCAGCATTGTTACCTTGAAGGAGGCCTGTGAGGATGACAATGCCGTTCATTTGGTCATGGAGTTGTGCGAGGGTGGTGAGCTTTTTGACAGGATTGTGGCCCGTGGACATTACACCGAGCGAGCTGCCGCCGCGGTCACCAGGACAATCGTCGAGGTCGTGCAACTCTGCCACAAGCATGGAGTGATCCACAGGGACTTGAAGCCAGAAAATTTTCTGTTCgccaataaaaaggaaaattcgcCTCTCAAAGCAATTGATTTCGGTTTGTCGATATTCTTTAAGCCAG GTGAGAAGTTTTCTGAGATTGTCGGCAGCCCGTATTACATGGCTCCAGAAGTGCTCAAGCGAAATTATGGGCCAGAAATTGACATATGGAGCGCAGGAGTTATCCTCTACATATTGTTGTGTGGGGTTCCTCCATTTTGGGCTG AGTCTGAACAAGGTGTTGCCCAAGCCATATTACGTGGATTAATAGATTTCAAACGAGAACCATGGCCAAGTATTTCAGAGAGTGCCAAGAGTCTTGTACGGCAAATGTTGGAGCCAGATCCTAAACTTCGACTTACTGCAAAGCAAGTTCTTG AACATCCTTGGCTGCAAAATGCAAAAAAGGCTCCAAATGTACCTCTTGGAGATGTTGTGAAGTCCAGGCTCAAGCAGTTCTCGCTGATGAATAGGTTCAAGAGAAAAGCTTTGAGG GTCATTGCTGATTTCTTGTCTACTGAAGAAGTTGAGGATATAAAGGATATGTTCAGAAAGATAGACACTGACAATGATGGGATTGTTTCTGTTGAAGAACTAAAAATTGGACTTCAGAGTTCCAATTCAAAGCTGGCTGAATCTGAAATACAGATGCTTATCGAAGCT GTAGATACAAACGGCAAAGGAAGCTTGGATTATGGAGAATTCCTTGCGGTTTCACTCCATCTACAGAGGATGGCTAACGATGAACATCTCCATAAAGCTTTCTCATATTTTGACAAGGATGGAAATGGTTATATAGAGCCAGATGAACTACGAAATGCCCTAATGGAGGATGGAGTAGATGATTGTACAGATGTAGCTAATGATATATTTCAGGAAGTTGACACAGACAAG GATGGGCGAATCAGCTTTGACGAATTTGTGGCCATGATGAGAACTGGGACCGATTGGAGGAAGGCTTCTAGGCATTACTCGAGAGGGAGATTCAACAGTCTGCGCATAAAATTGATCAAGGATGGTTCTCTTAACTTGGGAAGTGAATAA
- the LOC113691925 gene encoding jasmonate-induced oxygenase 1-like, with protein sequence MNCLQSWPEPIVRVQSLSDSGIRAIPKRYVKGPSDRPSPLVESSAGSDVQIPVIDLQSLFSGLPQDESLRQETLDSIATACREWGFFQVVNHGVSHELMARTREVWREFFHLPLEEMQQYANSPSTYEGYGSRLGVEKGAKLDWSDYFFLHYLPTSLRDQNKWPKLPSSCRELVGKYNEELVKLCGKLMKILSLNLGLKEEYLQQAFGGEEVGACLRINFYPKCPQPDLTLGLSSHSDPGGMTLLLPDENVAGLQVRRARKWITVKPVPNAFIVNIGDQIQVLSNARYRSVEHRVIVNSVKERVSLAFFYNPRGDLLVQPAPELVAEDSPALYSPMTYNEYRVFIRTRGPCGKSQVESLKSPK encoded by the exons ATGAACTGCTTACAGAGTTGGCCGGAACCAATTGTGAGGGTCCAATCACTGTCGGACAGTGGCATTCGGGCAATCCCCAAACGCTACGTGAAAGGTCCATCCGATAGGCCTTCCCCGCTTGTAGAATCCTCTGCAGGCAGCGATGTGCAAATTCCCGTGATTGACCTCCAGAGTCTTTTTTCTGGCCTGCCGCAGGATGAGTCGCTGCGCCAAGAAACCTTGGACAGCATAGCCACTGCGTGTCGCGAGTGGGGCTTCTTCCAGGTGGTTAACCATGGGGTTAGCCATGAGCTCATGGCCCGCACTCGGGAGGTGTGGCGCGAATTCTTTCACCTTCCCTTGGAGGAGATGCAGCAATATGCTAATTCCCCGAGCACCTATGAAGGTTACGGCAGCCGGCTCGGGGTGGAGAAAGGAGCAAAGTTGGATTGGAGTGACTACTTCTTTCTTCATTACCTTCCTACTTCCCTGAGGGACCAAAACAAGTGGCCTAAGCTTCCATCTTCATGCAG GGAACTGGTAGGCAAGTATAACGAGGAACTGGTTAAACTCTGTGGGAAGTTGATGAAGATTTTATCATTGAATCTTGGACTGAAAGAGGAGTACCTTCAGCAAGCTTTCGGAGGTGAGGAAGTGGGCGCATGCTTGAGGATAAATTTTTACCCGAAATGTCCACAACCGGACCTCACGCTGGGCCTCTCATCACATTCTGATCCTGGTGGCATGACCCTTCTCCTCCCTGACGAAAATGTCGCCGGCCTCCAAGTCCGCCGTGCCCGTAAATGGATAACGGTCAAACCGGTTCCTAATGCCTTCATTGTCAACATTGGAGATCAAATTCAG GTCCTGAGCAACGCGAGGTACAGAAGCGTGGAGCACCGAGTCATCGTGAATTCGGTCAAAGAGCGAGTGTCGCTGGCATTTTTCTACAATCCAAGGGGTGACTTGCTTGTCCAACCTGCGCCGGAGCTGGTCGCGGAGGACTCCCCTGCCCTATATTCGCCCATGACCTACAATGAATACAGGGTTTTCATCAGAACAAGGGGCCCTTGTGGCAAGTCCCAAGTTGAATCCCTCAAATCCCCCAAATAG
- the LOC113694325 gene encoding protein PHOSPHATE STARVATION RESPONSE 3 isoform X1 gives MTIPRPEGRVAAHFYARETSEVNMGASRSDGSSKERLKWTQELHSLFEKAVNQLGGPDRATPKGILKAMGIPGLTIFHVKSHLQKYRMSKFIPESPNRGNRFERRSISEILPNFSATSGAQLNEALQMQKEVQKRLSDQLEVQRSLKMKIEAQGRFLERIANEHKNRAANAKPSKPYSPAVSLPSLCEESDSEVDRNEIRPAVAAAAAEFRAPKRIRIEDDDALLQKCNLESYNTGHQSPFLLRGLNSPCWAHEMGYPWGVATQSPMLPALYDPLN, from the exons ATGACAATACCAAGACCGGAGGGGCGGGTCGCTGCGCATTTTTATGCCCGGGAGACTAGTGAGGTCAACATGGGGGCGAGTCGTTCCGATGGCTCTTCGAAAGAGCGCTTGAAATGGACCCAAGAACTTCACAGTCTCTTCGAGAAGGCGGTTAACCAGCTTGGTGGTCCAGACA GGGCAACACCAAAGGGTATTTTGAAGGCTATGGGCATTCCTGGACTCACTATTTTCCACGTTAAAAGCCACTTGCAG AAATACAGGATGTCAAAGTTCATCCCAGAATCACCCAACA GGGGCAACAGGTTTGAAAGGAGAAGCATATCTGAAATATTGCCAAACTTCAGCGCAACATC AGGCGCTCAACTTAACGAAGCACTACAAATGCAAAAAGAGGTGCAAAAGCGGCTGAGTGATCAGCTTGAA GTTCAAAGGAGTTTGAAGATGAAAATCGAGGCTCAAGGAAGATTTCTAGAGAGAATTGCAAACGAACACAAAAACAGGGCGGCAAATGCAAAACCAAGCAAGCCTTACTCTCCAGCTGTATCCCTGCCTTCTCTGTGCGAGGAGTCCGACTCTGAGGTAGACAGAAACGAAATAAGACCtgctgttgctgctgctgctgcagaATTTCGAGCACCAAAGAGGATAAGGATAGAAGATGACGATGCTTTGCTACAAAAATGCAACCTTGAATCCTACAACACTGGCCATCAGAGCCCGTTTCTCCTCAGGGGATTGAACAGCCCGTGTTGGGCTCATGAAATGGGATATCCATGGGGCGTTGCAACCCAGTCTCCCATGTTGCCGGCACTGTATGACCCTCTAAACtga
- the LOC113694325 gene encoding protein PHOSPHATE STARVATION RESPONSE 1 isoform X2, with the protein MTIPRPEGRVAAHFYARETSEVNMGASRSDGSSKERLKWTQELHSLFEKAVNQLGGPDRATPKGILKAMGIPGLTIFHVKSHLQKYRMSKFIPESPNRGNRFERRSISEILPNFSATSGAQLNEALQMQKEVQRSLKMKIEAQGRFLERIANEHKNRAANAKPSKPYSPAVSLPSLCEESDSEVDRNEIRPAVAAAAAEFRAPKRIRIEDDDALLQKCNLESYNTGHQSPFLLRGLNSPCWAHEMGYPWGVATQSPMLPALYDPLN; encoded by the exons ATGACAATACCAAGACCGGAGGGGCGGGTCGCTGCGCATTTTTATGCCCGGGAGACTAGTGAGGTCAACATGGGGGCGAGTCGTTCCGATGGCTCTTCGAAAGAGCGCTTGAAATGGACCCAAGAACTTCACAGTCTCTTCGAGAAGGCGGTTAACCAGCTTGGTGGTCCAGACA GGGCAACACCAAAGGGTATTTTGAAGGCTATGGGCATTCCTGGACTCACTATTTTCCACGTTAAAAGCCACTTGCAG AAATACAGGATGTCAAAGTTCATCCCAGAATCACCCAACA GGGGCAACAGGTTTGAAAGGAGAAGCATATCTGAAATATTGCCAAACTTCAGCGCAACATC AGGCGCTCAACTTAACGAAGCACTACAAATGCAAAAAGAG GTTCAAAGGAGTTTGAAGATGAAAATCGAGGCTCAAGGAAGATTTCTAGAGAGAATTGCAAACGAACACAAAAACAGGGCGGCAAATGCAAAACCAAGCAAGCCTTACTCTCCAGCTGTATCCCTGCCTTCTCTGTGCGAGGAGTCCGACTCTGAGGTAGACAGAAACGAAATAAGACCtgctgttgctgctgctgctgcagaATTTCGAGCACCAAAGAGGATAAGGATAGAAGATGACGATGCTTTGCTACAAAAATGCAACCTTGAATCCTACAACACTGGCCATCAGAGCCCGTTTCTCCTCAGGGGATTGAACAGCCCGTGTTGGGCTCATGAAATGGGATATCCATGGGGCGTTGCAACCCAGTCTCCCATGTTGCCGGCACTGTATGACCCTCTAAACtga